In a genomic window of Bemisia tabaci chromosome 1, PGI_BMITA_v3:
- the LOC109043057 gene encoding uncharacterized protein produces MTDECRVERAFWHGAQGAGQCWTRCGTCPDPKDTSGPPYISPPAQKQITQYSQFSQPNNHVHSHHCSVRVRRSRRLRQGALPTLRRQTRQSLPATPQAARRVRRLLRPSVRRPSAPQFAAPIYAYAPATEEPTNARQEVEVIATPAPAPKEKEAEFGQYYILSPEGKLQKVEYFTAEQPQSEFAQKAQQYNQQYNQQYNQQYNQQYNQRSAKQQQQFKGAVSNVQYKDVEPISAPVYSYTNVPGPLVRILRRV; encoded by the exons atgactgatgagtgTCGAG TCGAGCGCGCTTTTTGGCACGGGGCGCAGGGAGCGGGTCAATGTTGGACACGTTGCGGGACGTGCCCCGACCCAAAGGACACCTCTGGGCCCCCCTATATAAGCCCACCGGCCCAAAAGCAAATCACTCAGTACTCACAGTTCTCCCAACCAAACAACCATGTACACTCTCACCATTGTTCTGTCCGCGTTCGTCGCTCTCGCCGCCTGCGACAAGGCGCCTTACCCACCCTCCGGCGCCAAACCCGCCAAAGCCTTCCTGCTACCCCTCAGGCAGCCCGCCGCGTCCGCCGCCTACTCCGCCCCTCAGTTCGCCGCCCCAGTGCTCCCCAGTTCGCCGCCCCTATCTACGCCTACGCACCGGCCACCGAGGAACCCACGAACGCCAGACAAGAAGTCGAAGTAATCGCCACCCCGGCACCCGCCCCCAAGGAGAAAGAAGCCGAGTTCGGACAGTACTACATCCTCTCCCCCGAGGGTAAACTCCAGAAGGTTGAATACTTCACCGCGGAGCAACCCCAGTCGGAGTTCGCCCAGAAAGCTCAGCAATACAACCAGCAATACAACCAACAATACAACCAGCAATACAACCAGCAGTACAATCAGAGGAGCGCCAAGCAGCAGCAACAATTCAAAGGTGCCGTCTCCAATGTCCAGTACAAGGACGTCGAGCCGATCTCCGCGCCCGTCTACTCCTACACCAACGTCCCCGGCCCCCTCGTCAGGATCCTTCGCAGAGTCTAA